From the Cervus elaphus chromosome 20, mCerEla1.1, whole genome shotgun sequence genome, one window contains:
- the LOC122676825 gene encoding NKAP-like protein, with product MPINRYLSGFISVERRRRLLSSARAQRAGSWSSYPEDTPGSGRQRRSSSESPPSAQVRHSPWGSRTHSRDREGLRPSWSGSAAGASYPFSLPGSRERPPGLRNYDFSSSSFSCGGYRYYQHHYVGDRQWAEDCEKEKEESYRQRRLKERERIGELGAPEVWGLSPKFPEPDSDEHTPVEDEEVKTKKSSSSDSSSEEKRKKASRSKNKKKRKKKSKRKHRTYSDNTDSDSDSDTISSSDDDKKRAKKLKKKKKRRAKKPKKKKTKKTKKESSDSSCKDSEGELPEDIWIEQSKIADNMDLIGPEAPIIHTSQDEKPLNYGHALLPGEGAAMAEYVKAGKRIPRRGEIGLTSEEIASFECSGYVMSGSRHRRMEAVHLRKENQIYSADEKRALASFNQEERRKRENKILASFREMVYRKTKGKDDK from the exons ATGCCTATTAATCGGTACTTAAGTGGATTCATCAGTgtggagcggcggcggcggctgctgaGCTCAGCCCGGGCCCAAAGAGCCGGGAGCTGG TCTAGCTACCCAGAGGACACCCCGGGCTCTGGGAGACAGCGACGCAGCTCGTCCGAGAGCCCGCCATCCGCGCAGGTCAGACACTCCCCGTGGGGCAGCCGTACTCACTCACGCGACCGCGAAGGCCTCAGGCCTTCGTGGAGTGGTTCGGCTGCCGGAGCTTCTTACCCCTTTAGCCTCCCTGGGTCTCGAGAGCGGCCCCCCGGGCTCCGCAACTACGACTTCTCATCATCTTCTTTCTCCTGTGGAGGGTACCGTTACTATCAACACCACTATGTGGGCGACCGGCAGTGGGCGGAGGACtgtgagaaagagaaggaggagagcTATCGCCAGAGGCggctgaaagagagagaaaggattggGGAGTTGGGAGCTCCTGAGGTATGGGGGCTGTCGCCAAAGTTTCCTGAGCCAGATTCTGATGAACACACCCCGGTTGAGGATGAAGAGGTAAAGACCAAGAAGAGCAGCAGTTCAGATTCCAGCTccgaagaaaaaaggaaaaaggccaGTCGttcaaaaaataagaagaaaagaaagaaaaaatccaaaagaaaacataggacaTATTCTGATAATACTGACAGTGATTCGGACTCCGACACTATTTCTAGCTCTGATGATGATAAAAAGAGAGCAAAAAaactcaagaagaaaaagaaacgcagAGCTAaaaagcccaagaaaaagaagactaaaaagactaaaaaagaaTCCAGTGACTCAAGCTGTAAGGATTCAGAAGGGGAGTTGCCAGAAGACATCTGGATTGAGCAGTCAAAGATTGCAGATAACATGGATCTGATAGGTCCAGAGGCACCTATTATACACACCTCTCAAGATGAGAAACCTTTGAACTATGGCCATGCTCTGCTTCCAGGTGAAGGTGCAGCTATGGCTGAGTATGTAAAAGCCGGAAAGCGTATCCCACGAAGAGGTGAAATTGGGTTGACAAGTGAAGAGATTGCTTCTTTTGAATGCTCGGGTTATGTTATGAGTGGTAGCAGGCATCGCAGAATGGAGGCTGTGCACCTGCGTAAAGAGAATCAGATCTATAGTGCTGATGAGAAGAGAGCCCTTGCATCCTTTAACCAAGAAGAGAGACGGAAAAGAGAGAATAAGATTCTAGCTAGTTTCCGAGAGATGGTGTACCGAAAGACAAAAGGGAAAGATGATAAATAA